In a single window of the Neospora caninum Liverpool complete genome, chromosome VIIa genome:
- a CDS encoding putative WD domain, G-beta repeat-containing protein, translating into MTAGYDGFLRLWSLQTLREVVALSSVSPVASLLEPSPLVRFLWANAFACAGSKAGDLKVWDVNAGRLVCTSLSRPRAGRHAGGVASLRLWASPACGETGPVPLLFSGGVRDGQLCVWDLRAFSSPVATLHAHAGSLNEILFMADAGADACTLGADGACRFWDLRSASFAGAAPGETRAATRAAPHALLREICLGGPQHGFLCGEVAGRGSVCGGSGDGAVYCLSAAGDKEDSRKSESRVNALEMRGLRWKLACDANGAVQVLRAVVTPENAAVGIKQDGLGTGRERREIVHGLVAGGDDGQLSFIGFE; encoded by the coding sequence ATGACCGCAGGCTATGATGGCTTTCTCCGCCTGTGGAGTCTTCAAACGCTTCGCGAAGTCGTTGCTCTCTCGAGTGTCTCGCCGGTTGCCTCGCTCCTGGAGCCTTCTCCTTTGGTCCGTTTTCTGTGGGCGAATGCGTTTGCTTGCGCAGGCTCGAAGGCTGGAGATCTGAAGGTCTGGGACGTAAATGCCGGGCGTCTCGTCTGTACCTCGCTCTCGAGGCCGCGGGCTGGCCGGCACGCCGGCGGGGTAGCTTCGCTCCGTCTCTGGGCCTCGCCCGCGTGTGGGGAGACCGGACCGGTCCCCTTGCTCTTCTCGGGCGGCGTCAGAGATGGTCAGCTGTGCGTCTGGGACTTGCGGGCCTTCTCTAGCCCCGTGGcgactctgcatgcgcatgcaggctcGCTGAACGAGATTTTGTTCATGGCCGACGCAGGGGCCGACGCCTGCACTCTCGGCGCTGACGGAGCCTGCCGCTTTTGGGATCTGCGCAGCGCGTCTTTTGCCGGGGCCGCGCCGGGAGAGACCCGAGCGGCGACCCGCGCggcgccgcatgcgctgctCAGAGAAATCTGCCTGGGAGGTCCTCAGCACGGCTTCTTGTGCGGCGAGGTTGCAGGCCGCGGCTCGGTGTGCGGCGGCTCTGGTGATGGCGCGGTCTACTGCTTGAGTGCAGCCGGTGACAAAGAAGACAGCCGGAAGTCAGAAAGCCGCGTCAATGCGCTCGAAATGCGCGGCCTGCGCTGGAAGCTCGCCTGCGACGCGAACGGCGCCGTGCAAGTCCTCCGAGCTGTCGTGACGCCTGAGAACGCGGCGGTGGGCATCAAACAGGACGGGCTAGGCAccggacgagagagaagggaaattGTGCACGGCCTAGTCGccggaggagacgacggacAACTCTCCTTCATTGGCTTCGAGTGA